A genomic segment from Necator americanus strain Aroian chromosome III, whole genome shotgun sequence encodes:
- a CDS encoding hypothetical protein (NECATOR_CHRIII.G11716.T1) has translation MRNRPVISIENYTIYCGDADENKVDAPHAPTETAEDNSKDAFYDALNALMSKIPSQQVVIVGIDANAKMGLEQQSDVLGKWYYAAYRTSDNGDRLVDLCEQMGLIISSTV, from the exons atgagaaatcggcccgtcatcagcatcgaaaattacaccatatactgcggcgatgctgatgagaacaaagtag atgcgcctcaCGCACCTAcagaaaccgctgaggacaacagcaaggacgccttctatgatgcactcaatgcgttgatgtctaaaataccaagccagcaggtggtcattgtcggaatcgacgcaaatgcgaagatgggactcgaacagcaatccgatgtgctaggaaaatggtactatgcagcgtatcgcacgtcggacaacggtgaccgtctggtcgacttgtgcgaacagatgGGCCTCATCATCTCTTCCaccgtttaa
- a CDS encoding hypothetical protein (NECATOR_CHRIII.G11715.T1) translates to MTTLKPQLDYVLARKIPQSDFRKSRVVWDVAFDFDQSPVLLSFKIRFHKRNQEVPLQPKIDMAGLKDDECRTKFRQCVYSCWSTDQEET, encoded by the coding sequence atgacgACTCTTAAGcctcagctcgactacgttctggcgaggaaaattcctcagtcagatttCCGAAAATCCAGAGTTGTTTGGGACGTTGCGTTCGACTTTGACCAaagtccagttcttctcagcttcaagatacggttccacaagagaaaccaagaagttcctcttcaaccgaaaatcgacatggcaggtctgaaagacgatgaatgcagaacaaaattccgccaatgtgtctattcatgttggagtacggaccaggaagaaacTTAG